GGATAAGACTtcgttgctgttgttgttgttgtataagTACTTCTGAAAGAGTTTATTCAAATATGTGCAATTATTCTGCTGAAGCTTAGTAGTGAGAATTGTATGTGATGTTTGTGAATTTGAGGGTGTGGTTTGTTTGCAGGGAAGACTACATTGCTGAAGATTTTAGCTGGAAAGCACATGGTTGGAGGAAGAGATGTTGTGCGGGTGTTGAATGGTTCTGCTTTCCATGACACTCATCTAGTATGTAGTGGTGATCTTGCTTACTTGGGGGGATCATGGAGTAAAACCATTGGTTCTGCTGTGAGTTCTTTGATGCTCTCTTCTTGCTCTTAGTAATTGTTGATTTAAAATGTGGAGTTGGTCGCTGAATAGTGCATAGTTTGTCTCCTTCTAACATTTTCACACTTATACATGCTTCGTACTTTAAGGTAAACAGAACTTGAAATCATTCAAGTTAGCAAAAAATCAAAACTCTTTCTTCcaagctccaaatcaatgaaTATAACACCATACGCAATAACATAAAAACCAAATTCAATAACTGCATGTTGGAATTGAAAAATTACAAGCTCAgcacaaaagttttaaaatttgcaATCATGCAAACATGCTTACAGGATATAAAATGAAATACCTCCTCAATTTCGCCAACAAATTACTTTGAGTGCTCAAAAAGTCTCATGCGAAAATTTGGGGTTTTAGTTTAGTTAAACTAGAAAGACCAAGCAGGTAAATCTTGTTTCTGTTATAGTGGAGATGCACAACTCGTGTTTATTATATTTTGCACATATAACTGTGTATTATCAAATGTCAACCTGGTCCATAGTGTGTGCTTTGTTCCTATGAGTTTAATGTGAGCAAACTATAGCAGGCGCACTGAGGGCCTTCAGTTTTGTGATAGACTTGTTTACGCTGTCCTCATTGTGCTAACTTTTCTCCTTGtgtcattttctttttgttggtaAACACATGAATTCAACAAAGACTGTACCCTGACAAACCCCCCACACACACAAGCACCAAAAAAATATAACCACAAAATAGGCTGTGCCccatattttatatgctttgaTCAATTTCATTACATGTGTTAATGCCATTGCTAATATGCAGGGAGATGTTCCACTTCAAGGAGACTTTTCTGCTGAACATATGATCTTTGGAGGTGCGTTTCAAACATGGTTTTCTTTGTCATCAAATTCGACTGTATCTTCATTTGCCATCTCAAACATAGTTTTATTTGTCGTCAAATGTAACTGGATCTTGATTTTTCACTTCCAAATATTAAGAGAAATGCTAATCATGCAACATTTTGGAGTCCTCAAAAGAGTCCCTACTTAGAGTAATAGAAGTTAAAATAAAGGGCACTCAAGCCAAGTCATGTCTATAACTGGGTTATGTAGTGTTGTTTATAGGTTCTTGATGGTGTTTGCCTATTTATATAATTGTCCTTGTAATGTGAAAGTATTTGGTACTTTTGGCAGTTGAGGGTGCTGATCCTGACAGGAGAAATAAGTTGATTGAACTGCTTGATATAGATCTTCAGTGGCGAATGCATAAGGTATCTGATGGGCAGCGGCGTAGAGTGCAAATATGTCTTGGTCTGCTTCATCCATTTAAGGTATAAAGTAATGAATCACATAGAGAATCTGTAGACAACTACAGTGCCAATACTGTCATTTTGCATCTCTGAGTTATGTTTCAGCATGTGATGGTACGTACTTTAAAGTGTAGTTTGAGTGTTTAACTTAGtttatttagtatataattttttagagtttaattttgatacactgaTAATGTAAAGAATTTTACACAGTCATCCAATCAAATTCATGCGTTTAGATTTAGTAGTGGgtttgaaaattagttatttttattgatgcgGCAATATACAATTAGATGTCTATGTAAAATTCCTTTACACTGGCTAGggcatgaaaattaaattttattttataattttgaattCTACACAATAATCGGCAGAAATTAGTTCAAATTCTAAACAATAATCGGCTGAAATTGGGTTCAAATATGCAACATTACTAATGTTGTATTTATAGGACATGGGATAGGTAGAAGAATTAGTGTTGGTGTTGACAGAGGAGGAGGTGTTTGTCATCTTAGAGGGCAGGGTTTTAACtgtgataattttttaataccaTAAAGATGTCTCGAGCATAGTTGGCTAAACTCGACGAATTTATCAGTTAAGATTATAAGAACATAGTAGATCTGTAGATAAAGGATAGGCACCGCAAAGTCAGTAAGCTATTAactgaaataaagataagacaAAAAGAATGCAAAATCAAATATTCAAATGTTAATATTCATATGACTTCCAATGAATCTTCATTAGCACACTTGGTTCTGGTTGGTTGAATTTTCAGGTTCTCTTGCTGGATGAAGTTACCGTTGACTTGGATGTTGTTACCAGGATGGATTTGTTAGAGTTCTTCAAGGAAGAATGTGAACAGGTATTCTCTGATTCTATCTATTTGCCTGATGAAACACACCGGATATCATTGATTCATTGTCTAAAATTGCAACCAATATTGCCCCAATGGAAGATagtatcaagtaataataataattattgttataataataatcattTTCTCAGTTACTTACTCTTTTTGCAGAGACAAGCTACAATTGTATATGCAACTCACATTTTTGATGGACTGGAGACATGGGCAACTCATTTGGCATACATACAAGCCGGTGAGCTGAGGAGAGCAGAAAAATTATCCGATGTCGACGAGTTGAAGTCTTCAGCCAATCTGCTATCTGTTGTTGAAACTTGGCTCCGTGCCGAAACAAGGAATGAAAAGAAGAAGCCTGTTCAAAATACTGCCCAAACACAAAAGACTTCTGTTGCTAGTTCTCCATTCTTTTCATCAAGGCACATGGCATATTATCGATAGTCCCCGTTTACACCAATTTCTCTTATGTGAGGAATAATTCCAGAgacaaatacaaattaaatcatTCTTTGATGCCagtaaaaaagaaattagtgaTTATCTATACTTTACATTACAAAAACTTTGTATTATTGGACCAGTGATACATGTATTCAAGCATATGTATGCTCTTTATATTTAGTTAGTTGTACCAATTTTATCATGTAGGGTTACTTTGGCCTATACCATGTTGTATTTGTTTCTTGTCATACCATAAAATGAAGCATTTCCTGTGATTGGAAATTTCAAGCAATAGATTATGCTTTGTTAGGGTTTTCATTGTTTGGTTTCATTCAATTTTAAGAGCAAGTATAATGTATATAAACTCCGAAACAAATAAAGCTATATCATTATAAGAACACAAAAATTAACATACAACAAAATCTTTTGCAGACTTGTCCTCAAGACAAGTTGCTTATGCTATACCACCAAGTCTGCACTATATGTGGAGCTAACAGAAACAAAGACAGAAGGCccaaataattggagctgctaaTTCACACTCTCTCCAGCGAGAACTGTTTCATCACTAGTTTCAGCAAGGCCTATAGAACATCTGTTCCAGAAGGTTCCTGATCAAGAAGATTCCAGGGCCTTCCAGATTCGCCCCGGGGAAGAGACGATGCAGACAGACCATTATCAGGCTTAACTGCAACGCAGTCGGGAGGGGTTTCGAAGAGGGATAGTTTGAATTTCTTGGAGGCAGCACCGACATCGAAGTAGATGATGCCGGAGCTGGGGAGATCGACGCGGATGCTGACGACGGGGAACCAAAGGAAGAGATCCTGAGCCTCCATACCAGTGAGGGAGTCGATCTTGCCGCAACTGAGGGACCCTGAGACGTTGCTGTCGTAATGCAACTCGCTCTCGAACTTGGCGTTGCAGGCTTGCTCAAGGTGCACCCAGAACCGCCCGTCCGTGCCCAACTCGAAATCCGTTACTCCCTTGGGGAACAGACCCATCGGCAGCTCGTGCTCCTTCAGCGCTTCGTAGATCGTCGTCGCGTTCGAGCCGTTGCCTGGGCATGGCGCCGAGGTGGTTAGAACTAGGTGgagatggaagaagaagaacaagaagaagaaaggagtcgTGGTGCAACTGGAGGTGGAGCAGAGCAACATGATTTTTACGAACGGGGGAGAGGGCGAGAGAATCAGTGATTTGGGTTCTGGGATTGGTGGAGactggagagagagagagagggagagagagagaaagagaggggcAGTTGTGACAGCTTGAATACAGAAGGGCTTAGCTAATGactgatttttatttaaataaataataaataaataaataaatattttcatgtATAAGTAAAAGTTGAAGAAGTTGCACATTGcataatatgaataattatttttatatgaaaaatatattcgtatttttgttaaaaataggATTATTTGGTGTAATTATAAGTGGGTGGATTTTGTAGGTAAAAGTCAATACACATAGTGTATGTTGAACACGTGTCATCATCCTGGCAATATGCAGGGTGTATGTTGGATACGTGACAACACGCAGGATGTGTgttgaacattttttttatacgtCCACAATACTGTAGTACACttcaaatattaatattcaaCTAAAACACAATCTTTATCTccatatcaaaaataatttctagCATAATATACtctattgatttattttatttattaaatgagtgtaaaaataataaaaataaaactagttaacataataaattattcttaatttaattaaaaaatttcggATACAAATTTTCAAACTATTTAACATTTAGACTTCATTTAGtaaagttttttaaaaagatgattATACTTTTCAAGAGTAGAAATACTTTATTTTGCActtggtaaataaaaaaatttatatgtttgTACTTGTTAAGGGTTTTTTGAGAATAAAGCTTTTCACacaaagaaaacagaaaaagaaaaaaaatgtgaatATGTAAATTCATGATTAGAATAGAACGCACCATTTACACAAGTGTTCTTAGACTTATATAAGCTaagaagaaaaatcaaagattCAACACTTAGATACCTGCATTATCACTTAGCATTTAGGTTACACTTTCTTGACTTTTCTTGAGCTCATCTTGAGCCTGTTTTACAATACTATCCTTAACGTCCGCCGACAAACTTGAGTGAGGCCTCTAAATCACTTGAAGTTTGTCCTTCAACCTCTGAAAAGCAATCAATGAGAGGAGCTTTATTAATATATCAGCTACCTGTTCATTCCCTGAAATGTGAACCTTATGGAGAGATTTGGACTTTAGCTTTTCTCGAATAATTTGAACGTCAAGTTGAAAATGCTTGGTACGATTATGCAGCATTGGATTTGCTTTGAATAACACGGTGCTAAGGTTATCATATAAAATAGTGGGGactattttaagaaaaatcatTAATTCAGCAAGCAAATTTGTTAACCAGACCAACTCCTCTTCACAGGCAGCTAGACTCCTGAATTCTGCCTCAGTTGAGCTTCTACTAATCGTGGTCTGCTTGCTGCAACACCAAGTAATCAAATTAGGCTCTAAGAGAACACAATAACCTGTTACAGACCTTAGATCCTCCAAGTCTGCTGTCCAATCTGCATCAGCAAACCCATATAGCCTATAATCTGTGCTTGGATGGATCAAAATTTCATACTCTTTTGTGTCTTGCAGATACCTTAGTAGCCTCTTTACTACCTTTCAATGAGCAAGCAAAAGACATTGCATAAATTGACTTATCTTGCTTACTACAAAAGATATGTATGACCATATGATACACAAGTATTGCAATGTTCCTACCACACTTCTATATAGTTTTGCATCATCAAACTTCTCAAAACCACTGGACATCAATTATAAGAATGAAATCATAGGTGTAGGCATTAGGGTTGCTTCCCCATGCCTATTTTAGATAACAAATCAATTATATACCTGGTTTGGGATAGACGAAATTGACCTTAAGCAATTTTTGAACCTTTATTTCCAAAAAATAACTTAGTTCTCCTAGATCTTTTAGAGAGAAAATTTTATCTAACTGCCCTATCATATTAGCTATGTCACTATTATGGCTACCAGTGATAATTATGTCATCTACATAACATAAAATATACATCACCGAATCTGGTTTATGTCCAATAAAGAGATGAGTCTTACTTAAAACTACAAAAACGAAATGAGTTTAGCGTTGTGCTTAATTTATCAAACTATTCCCTTGGTGCTTGTTTTAAACCATAtagagatttatttaatttacacaCATATGAATCAAAGTTTGTTTCAAAACCAATTGGTTGATGCATATAGATGGTTTGATGAAGATCACCATTTAAAAATGCATTGCTAAAATCAATTGACGAATTGTCCAATTGTGTGATAAAGCAATGCATAGAATAATTCTCATAGTTGTTGGTCTAATCACCGGACTAAACACTTGTTCAAAATCAAAGTCTTCAGATTGGTGAAAGTCTTGGGCAACCAATCTGGCTTTGTACTTCTGAACAGTACCATCTGGCTGTCTTTTAACAGCAAAAACCCAGTTAACCCAATGATTTTGGCATTGGGTGGTGTTGAAACTAAGGTCCAAGTTTTGGTTCTCATCAAGGCATTAAATTCCTCATTCATGGCACTGTGCCAATGCCAAAATTTTAAAGTAACAACTGCAGATTTTAGGGGTTGATCAAAATAGTTATTAGTTAAAGTAGTTGATGTTAAAGCTTTCGGTCTTGATGAGCCAGTTTTGGACCTTGTTAACATAGGGTGATAATTATGCATATTAGAAGAAGTGATGGAGGTATGAGTATGATTATGTCGAGATTCAATTTCCAACAATGGAAGCTGGCTCTCTATACCTGTATTGAGTACCATTGAAGATGATGGGACAGTAATATAGGCAGGATCATCAGTGGTTTCAGGTTGTGTGGGGAATGAATTGAATTTCTGTCCATGATGTTGAGAGAGGTAACTTGTTGTAGTAGGAGGTGATTTTACAGTAGTGGCAATTGATTTATGAAATAAGGTAGAACCTTCAATGTGATGATACTGAACAGAATTAAGAGCTGAACCTACATTATTAACTAGAAACAATTGTGTATATGGAAATTCATATTCATCAAATGTCACATGCCTAGTAATATAAATTTTTCCACTTTGTGACAAGCATTTATAGCCTTTGAAGTTAGGTGCATAGCCtagaaaaatacatttaagaGATGTGTGTTCTAATTTATGTTTGTTATAAGGTCGAATGTATGGATAACAGCTACTACCAAATgttgtaattattatataattagtaCAAATTTGTTTATATTAGGACAGATTTGATGCAGATTTGttttaaatagtttttattacctgttactttcttttcttaattagggagtaaaaaattttttatattctgtATGTAATCACTCTCTAAGTGAAACAATTCaggaataatattaaaaaatcgtCTTTTCAAGTTGGTATCAGAGCTCATGATTCTAAGGGCTCTACTTTCGCATTTTCCATCATTTTTCCAGGCAGCATTCATTGCTGCAATTATACCTGTTTCGGTGCCTTGCCGCTGCCGCATGCCgccaccaaaattttttttggcgAGTTTCTGAACGAGACCACCACCATCAAAGATGGATTTGTTGATATACAAAGCCCAGGTGGTTTCGTTGCCATCGGCGCGATCTCTTTGATTGCGACGCTATTTTCCCAGACATGATCGtcggttttttctttttttttttcttcttcttctgtcttTCTTTTGCTGCCGATTCTTTCCAATGACGGATGATAAGACTGCGCCTCTTGTCAGCCCCAATGATTTACCGGTGTTACAAGGGTTGTATCGTTTTGATGGGCGCAACTATCTCCAATGGTCTCAACTGGTTCACACTACTCTTAAGAGGCAATCATCTAGAAGGGAACCCTCCAGCCACGATAGACCCCAAATATGAAGACTGGGATGATGAGGATGCTCTTATCATGACCTGGTTATGGCATTCTATGACACCAGAAATTAGCCGTAATTATATGTTCTTCCCCACTACTAAGGAGATTTAGAATAATCTAAGTCAGGCATACTCAATGAAGAAGGATACTGCAGCATGTTATGAAATAGAAAACAAGATCTTCAATACCAAGTAAGGGAGCCTCTCCGTAACAGACTACTATGGGATGCTGAATCGTTTGTGGATCGAGTTAGATTAGTATCAAAATTTGACTATGCAGTACACATCTGATTCTACTACATTGACACAATTTATTGAAAGGATATgtatatttaaatttctgtcTAGCTTGCACTCTGAATTTGATCCAATTCGGGTTCAAATTTTGGGTAAAGAAGAAATTCCTTCTCTCTCAAAAGTTTTTCATATTGTACGAGGGGAAGAAAATTGAAGGTCAGTCatgttagaagaagaaaattctaTTGATGGTTTAGTTCTAGCAAACTGGCAAAGGTCCTTTAAAGGGTCCATCCCTTTCATATGGAAAGCCTCCCTCAAAGGCTCACCGTGATGATTGTTGGTGCCGTTATTGTAGGAAAACGGGTCATACTAAGGACACATGTTTTAGATTTCATGGAAAGGAGAAGGTCCTCGAACGTATTAGAGGATTCAAAGGTGCCATACAAAGACGTGCTAACCACACATTGTCTGACTCTGTGGAAGACTCAACTATCTCACAAGGTGCAAAGGAGGCCCCAGCCCATAGCAAAGAAGAATTAGACCGTTTACGTGGTCTTATGAACTCACTTAGTAAGACATCTAGCCCTTGTGATTTAACCATGATTAGTAAGAGTTCTAGCTTCTTATCCTTTAATGCTCCTAGCACTGAGAGTATCCGGATTGTAGACTCTGGTGCTACAGATCATATGACACctcattctctttctttttcatcttaCACTAATTCATCTGGTCACAAACAAATCACTGTTGCTAATGGTTCCCATATTCCTATTACTGGATATGGTAACATCCACCTTCAACCATCTAACCATTTAAAAAATGTGCTTCATGTTTCAAAATTATCTACTAACCTCTTATTTATTCATAAGGTTACCAAAGACTTAAATTGAgctgcaaatttttttcatactCATTGTGTATTTCAGAATCTTGCCACGGGAAGGATGATTGGAATCACTAAAGAGCAGGACATGTTATACTACTTACTACATGAAAAGAGTACCACCCAAAAAGCACTTAATTCAAATCATCAGACAAACATACCGTCTTGTGCAAACTCTCAGATATGGCTTCAGCATGAACGTCTTGGTCATCCTCCATTTAGTACCCTAAAgtctttatttccttttttatttacaaaattatcTGTCGAATCTTTTCAATGTGATGTTTGCCAATTAGCTAAACACCATCGGACTACTTTTTCTCCCAGTAATAATAAAAGTTCTAAACATTTTGATCTTGTTCATTCTAATGTGTGGAGACCTTCAACTATTAGTAATATTTATGGTGCAAAGTGGTTTgttcttttattgatgattgtaCTTGAATTACCTGGATCTTTCtcatgaaagataaatttgaagTTTTCcacttgtttgaaaatttttaccAAATGGTTCGAACACAATTTGGAAGCCTGATTAAGAGATTATATTCTGATAATGGCAGAGAATATATGAACCAAAATTTTTCCAAGTTCCTTAAGGATAATGGAGTTATTCATGAATTGACCTATGTAGATACCACTCAATAGAATGGGGTGGCAAAAAGGAAAAATCGTCATCTTCTTGAGGTTATTCGAGCATTACTCTTCCAAATGTTTGTTCCTAAGTCTTACTAGGGGGAAGCTGTCCTAACGGACACCTATTTGATTAATAGATTACCATCTCGGGTCCTAGATGGTGTTAGCCCTGTTCAATTTTTGACCAAATTTTACCCCTCTATCCCTATTATGAGTAGTCTTCAATGTTGTATCTTTGGCCGTCCTGTTTTTGTTCATATTCATAGTTCTCATAGGGGTAAGTTGGATCCTCGGGCAATCAAATATGTCTTTATAGGTTATGCTTAAAACAAAAAGGATAGAAATGCTATCATCCTCAAAGTCGTAGATTCTATATCTCCAAGGATGTCACATTTCATGAGTTCGAGTCCTTCTTTCCTAGTTCTCAGCTTTATGGGGAGAGTATTCCAGAAGCTGAGTTCCTTGAGTCGTCACCCTTTCTCTTGTTGCAAAATTTCACTTCTTCGAAGGATAACAAAGACCCTGAATCAGCATCACTACTAGAAAAGAATAATGATGAGAATAATGAGGACAAGTTTTTTGCAAAACAATATCAGCGAAGGTAGCGAGAACCCATCCTGGTCAAACAGTAACTTCATTCGTTTGAATCGGAGGTAAGACCTTATACCCTTGAGACTCTTGACACCATAAATACCACTTGTGCAACTAACCTAAATGATTTACATATTGccatgagaaaagaaaaaagattctGTGCCAAATATCTTATTTCCAAATTTGTgtccattaaaaatatttctgtACAGCACCAGAATTTCCTTTCAGCTATTGATTCTATCAGAATCCCTACATCAATACAAGAAGCCTTAAAAGATGAGAACTGGGTTCGCGCTATAAATGAAGAAATGGGTGCATTAGAAAGGAACGAGACTTGGGAGATTGTAGAGAGACCAACGGACAAGAAAGCAGTGGGTTGTAGGTGGATATACACAGTTAAATATCAATCTAATGGCACACTGGACAGTTATAAAGCAAGGTTGGTTGCAAAAGGACATACCCAAACCTATGGGATTGATTACGCGGAGACATTTGCTCCGGTGGCAAAAATGAATACCGTCAGAATTATCCTCTCCTTAGCAGCAGACTTTGGTTGGGAGATACATCAATTTGATGTTAAAAAAGTCTTCTTGCATGGAAGTCTGGAAGAAGAAGTGTACATGGAGATTCCACTAGGATATGGTATCATTAGTGAAGGGAATAAGATGTGCAGACCAAAAAAAGCTTTATATGGTCTTAAACAGTCACCTCGTGCCTGGTTTGGAAGATTTACTCAAGCTATGATATCTTTAGGGTATGAACAAAGCCAAGGTGATCATACTCTATTTATCAAACATTCACAGGAAGAAAAACTCACTCTACTCTTGGTCTTTGTAGATGATATGATTATTGCAAGTGATGATGAGTTAGAAAAATAGACTTTGAAAGAAAAGTTAGCCACTCAGTTTGAGATGAAGGATCTTGGCAAGCTAAAGTACTTCCTTAGGATAGAGGTTGCTTACTCTAGACAAGGCATCTTTATTTCCCAAAGAAAATATATCCTAGA
This sequence is a window from Arachis duranensis cultivar V14167 chromosome 2, aradu.V14167.gnm2.J7QH, whole genome shotgun sequence. Protein-coding genes within it:
- the LOC107473729 gene encoding ABC transporter I family member 21, translated to MAVEEEKEGSMGIRVHGMQFSYEWQSPLFVDFKLNVSPGSRCLLLGANGSGKTTLLKILAGKHMVGGRDVVRVLNGSAFHDTHLVCSGDLAYLGGSWSKTIGSAGDVPLQGDFSAEHMIFGVEGADPDRRNKLIELLDIDLQWRMHKVSDGQRRRVQICLGLLHPFKVLLLDEVTVDLDVVTRMDLLEFFKEECEQRQATIVYATHIFDGLETWATHLAYIQAGELRRAEKLSDVDELKSSANLLSVVETWLRAETRNEKKKPVQNTAQTQKTSVASSPFFSSRHMAYYR
- the LOC107473730 gene encoding uncharacterized protein LOC107473730, which encodes MLLCSTSSCTTTPFFFLFFFFHLHLVLTTSAPCPGNGSNATTIYEALKEHELPMGLFPKGVTDFELGTDGRFWVHLEQACNAKFESELHYDSNVSGSLSCGKIDSLTGMEAQDLFLWFPVVSIRVDLPSSGIIYFDVGAASKKFKLSLFETPPDCVAVKPDNGLSASSLPRGESGRPWNLLDQEPSGTDVL